Part of the Cynocephalus volans isolate mCynVol1 chromosome 11, mCynVol1.pri, whole genome shotgun sequence genome is shown below.
GAAAAAATAAGGAATCACCTTAGTTACAGGGAAGTAAGAACTCTTTCACTGACTTCTCCTGTCAACGGAGAGGTGACATTAATTCCTTTCTCAAGTCCCCCCATACCTCTACCCCAATCACTACAGTCTGGCTTTCTTATCTGGCCTTCTGGCCTAAGTGCCAATCCAACTGTCTTCACTGGCACGCAAACAGATGGCCCCCGAGAAGAAAGTAAACTGTTGTGTTAACACCTGACACTCAccactgcttttctctttctctgccccaTGTAATTTCCCTGGCAGTGGCTtctgggaaaagggaaggagaaactGGCTCATCGTTACTCTTCTCAGGATTAACGGACAATGAGACACAAGGAATATCCTAAAGCAAATTTTCTTCACGTCTGTTATGTTTTGGCTGGCAGGACCATATTTGAGCCCCTTCTTTACAACCTTGGACACAAACAGAATCAGATTAAAAATTTGGTCAGCAAAATGTTCAGGATATTTCTTGTCTGGGAGTTAACATATAGTCTTCCTTATTTAGCCAACTTGTAGGTAAAAACGATTCTTCAAAAAGTACTTAAATAATCCCCACAAACCAAATAAAAGTAGTTCTTATAAAACCCCACCGGGCATAGCAAAACTACAtagaaaagctaaaataaaagcTAAGACAGCATTGATTAAAACTTCTGGACCACGTCAACTACCACTTTAGACCTTTAGCTTAATTGCCCTAGCGTTGACTCGTTTAGTCAAACATTCAAAGGGATAAGCAGTGCAAAAAGTTAAACTATTTCTTCTGCATGTTGTTGTGCTACCTGCTTTCAGAACCAAGTAAGGAAGGCATAAGCCTCAATCACCTACATGCCGGAAGCTTTCTTAACCGGCCAGACACAATAGCTGTGCTGAAGCACTAAAAAAAGGATGTTTTAATCAATTCACCAATAAAAGAGCTACCAGTAATCAAATAGCATAATTGATTTAAACTATTTATTCATGGGttcttttcctctaagatatTCAGACTTTGTAATGAAAATACCTGAGCAGGTTCTTCTGTTTGTTGTGAAGTAAGTTTTTTTTTCAGTGCATATAGCTGACATGCAAGGTAGTAACATTCTTTTCTCAGCTGAAAGATGATATCTTGGGCTTCTCTCACTttggatttttcattttccaCAGCTAAAACTAACATTCTGTTGTTGTCTTGGTAATTTTTCAGCAGTGAAGAAGTGTTGGCTAAAAGAGGATAAAAAAATTTATCAGttgttaaacataaatttaaaaagtgatgtaAAAGGAAAACGTAAAAATCTCTTACTGATTATTTGGCTAGGTGCTGCTATAAAAGACTTGCGTTTGCCAATCTCTGCCAagcttttattccttttctctttcattcgCTTCTTTATGTCCTCAAGACTATCTTGAAAGGACTTTTTCAGGCACCTTTCCTTGGCCATCTTCTGCCTAGgaatttaaaggaataaaaaaagatttaatttttctcaCAAACAATATTATCAAACATAAAACTTAAGATTGAAAACATAGGTTGCTCATAAAGAATAGAGACTTAACTGCAGAATTAGCTCAAAGTAGATAGCTAGCTAACCTGGTAGATTTTGTGGCTTTAaaatctcattaatattttttggcATAATCATCAACACTTCATAGAAAAGCTTTATTGAATATAGATTTCTAACTCAAAGATACCATAATATGCCACTTATTCATTAATGCTCTATAGTGgcttactatatgctaggcattttgggaaatgcttattattacattttgatgccatattttttgttttttgttcttaaaatgcttttttattttattttttaaaacaaaattcagtttAGTCTAAAGGTAAAGAATCTCAAATATATAATAGGGAACATACTCATACAAGAGTCAATTAAATCTCATATAAGCCCAAACCAAAATGATGCTGATTAAAAAAACTGATATCCATTTCTTATAGGGTCAGCCAGCCATGGACTTTTACTCTATTTAAGAGCAAACTAATGTCAGGAAATCAGCAATACTTCATCTTCAACCACTGTTTGAGGATTAACAAACCACTTTCACCAACAagaacttgtttgatttcacagcaAGCCTATGTGGAAGGAAGAGCAGGAGTCAAGACAAGTGGTCTGAAGTGGTCATGCTGCTCACCCAAGGCCAGGCAGTCTTCACTCATTTCCCATGATTTATTTTCAGCTCTTTGgtctgttgatgggaatgtacaTTAGGACTCCAGCAAGAACTTTAACTCCTTAAAATGTTGCTTATAGAATTCCTCAGAAAtgaactctttttatctttttttgtctgTCCTTTCTTCCCCCAAACTCCCATCTTCTTGGAGGAGTGAAGTCTTACAGCTCATTCTTTGGGCTGGGAAGCCCTGTGATGGCTCTTGTCTCCTATTTCTGACGATGGGGTGGTAATCAGTATTACAGCATGTCTTAGAACACACTTGTATAGGTGCCACTTAAATGTGGAAGAAATCGATGCCATTATTATGTTTCTTATAGACAATGTTTATGACCAATTTTTAGTGCTTAAGCTTACAACATTAGTTCAGAGACAATTATGtgtctgggttttgtttttcagctctTCTCTAATTATTATCAGATCAGGTCACTCAATCACTTGTCTCTCTCTTCCACACTCTTTTAACCCCCTATCACTTAAAATATGCACGCACTCTCAAGAAAGTCAAGGTGATCCTCAGAGGTTTAGTTAAACTATGCAGCACTACATACGATTTTAATAGGTTATTATAACAACTATAGAGCTGGAAAGAGCAGGAACTAAGGCAGAGGAACATGCTAGTATTCTCAGTTATTGCTAAAACTCAGGTCTGCTAACTTCCAGTAAATTATGAACATAGCAAATAAGACATTAAACAAAGACTGATGTACATACCgttaaaaacagcaaaacatgCACTGACAGTGAAATATGCTATAGAATGTTAATAAGTATACTTAACTTTTCAGACAAATTACATATGCTGCAGCACGATACTATGCAC
Proteins encoded:
- the SGO1 gene encoding shugoshin 1 isoform X4, with translation MAKERCLKKSFQDSLEDIKKRMKEKRNKSLAEIGKRKSFIAAPSQIITNTSSLLKNYQDNNRMLVLAVENEKSKVREAQDIIFQLRKECYYLACQLYALKKKLTSQQTEEPAQNQEVCTSGMDSNSDDNSRNLFVKDLPQVPLQETDFPGQGEPSQTEEHMPTMPQDTPGFDFDSGAL